Proteins encoded together in one Branchiostoma floridae strain S238N-H82 chromosome 18, Bfl_VNyyK, whole genome shotgun sequence window:
- the LOC118406080 gene encoding uncharacterized protein LOC118406080, producing MTGLGLVLVLSVLAVHTSFSQNVTDCSPCSCQPDPAGGTNVDCSGLGLTALPTNLPNDTVSLGFKYNNLTTLHLDELCKLRLLETVDLSKNKISSIRGSFRCFEYLEFHLSNNSLETLDRKTFGSSLTRLKQAFLFNNPWKCDCHLLWLKLDMQKYKNKFPPKEVRCQSPERLKGKLLKYVSPEDFTCPFPLWGKILIGVTCGLPLVGIGIVLAFRWKRKTEEKKRKPVFIKDGCVPTAKSLILEWTFAEGYNPRSCVIYITGGIVKTITVPNEQCMDGIWILEVTEGIACNTEYTVRVSGGSETDQGPSSDTICLVTVNPGVHVVGQHEEHTEYQRNFWIIGHEDDQSRIEKLCKALEKHHDLTGGTEYRDFAGGDSVFDNLDNAISTSKIVIVVLSNNTKGDWVKYQIQTVRHCLLGSDKEVDGSQRLIPIRLTCCRIPHCLRTLTTLDVWNKYFWRNLLAAFNKDTCNDDNSTAENIPLVQNNE from the exons ATGACAGGGCTTGGACTGGTGCTCGTCCTGTCTGTACTAGCAGTTCATACTTCGTTCAGTCAGAACGTGACGGACTGCTCGCCGTGCAGCTGTCAGCCAGATCCCGCCGGGGGAACCAACGTGGACTGCAGCGGGCTGGGTCTCACCGCGCTACCGACCAACCTTCCCAACGATACGGTGTCCCTCGGCTTCAAATACAACAACCTCACAACATTACACCTGGACGAACTGTGCAAGCTCAGACTCCTTGAAACTGTGGACTTGTCAAAGAACAAAATATCCTCAATACGCGGATCTTTTCGTTGCTTCGAATATCTTGAGTTTCACTTGTCGAATAATTCGTTAGAAACCCTTGACAGAAAAACGTTTGGGTCTTCACTAACACGGTTAAAGCAGGCGTTCTTGTTCAATAACCCATGGAAATGTGACTGCCATTTACTATGGTTAAAGTTAGACATGCAGAAATACAAAAACAAGTTTCCACCGAAGGAGGTAAGATGTCAAAGCCCAGAAAGGCTGAAAGGGAAATTGTTGAAGTATGTCAGCCCTGAGGACTTTACCTGCCCGTTTCCACTTTGGGGTAAGATATTGATCGGTGTGACCTGTGGACTACCTCTTGTTGGTATAGGAATTGTGTTGGCTTTTCGGTGGAAAAGGAAAACAGAGGAGAAAAAACGGAAACCGGTTTTCATCAAGGACGGGTGCGTGCCAACAGCCAAATCTCTGATACTAGAATGGACTTTTGCAGAGGGTTACAATCCAAGGTCATGCGTTATTTACATCACCGGTGGAATAGTTAAGACTATCACCGTGCCAAACGAGCAATGTATGGATGGGATTTGGATATTAGAAGTGACAGAAGGCATAGCGTGTAATACAGAGTACACCGTTCGTGTGTCTGGGGGCTCGGAGACAGACCAGGGACCCTCCAGTGACACTATCTGTCTAGTGACCGTTAATCCAG GGGTACATGTGGTAGGACAACACGAAGAGCATACAGAATACCAGAGGAACTTCTGGATTATAGGTCACGAGGACGACCAAAGCCGAATAGAGAAACTGTGCAAAGCTCTGGAGAAACACCACGACCTAACAGGCGGGACGGAGTATAGGGACTTCGCGGGTGGTGACAGTGTTTTCGACAACCTAGATAATGCCATCTCCACCTCTAAGATAGTGATTGTTGTGTTAAGCAATAACACCAAGGGGGACTGGGTCAAATACCAGATACAAACAGTCCGCCACTGTCTACTGGGCAGTGATAAAGAGGTAGACGGAAGTCAAAGATTGATACCAATTAGACTAACATGTTGTCGCATACCGCACTGTTTGCGGACATTAACAACCTTAGATGTGTGGAATAAGTACTTCTGGAGAAACTTGCTGGCTGCTTTTAACAAGGATACTTGCAATGATGATAATAGCACGGCTGAAAACATACCACTGGTTCAGAACAATGAATAA